One Plasmodium sp. gorilla clade G2 genome assembly, chromosome: 12 genomic window carries:
- a CDS encoding eukaryotic translation initiation factor 5, putative, which produces MSYVNIPRDRNDPNYRYKMPKLISKIEGRGNGIRTNISNMGEIARSLKRPPMYPTKFFGCELGTMVKFEENEEKAIVNGAHKEKDLVNILDKFIEMYVLCPHCLLPETDIVVKKGILICKCNACGNIGELNNSHKIATYMIKNPPMISTVGSKKKKTKEKKVEKSTKGKSDKTDKNEENNRNGVINSDDEENDDSDDLLDSDKSISNGKKENKKNKKKDNSSSNNNNSNNNNNSSNSKKKKEEENFVLEKECLHFGSPEIKEVIERMKTIFKESTQMNDIQYAEELRVLQVSQCFDSKCRVFICLCSLFEDKISKELLEKNIKYIKKINDTSVTTTDIFLALEYYVNNIAPNSLSIYPYILQVLYNNDIFESKDIIKRYDDDDDGKNENNNNNKSTNSNNINSNNITTSNNNSNSNNSTNDSLKTEKLLNNHVNNKDDNNTVNAQIHFDKCKSMAKHFVSWLKDNDSDSEESDEEEEENIPNNTINNNMGNLKVKSLRINDGNLKREHQSLFSNDYERVFVDSKSEKCDDDIFLDAKDGNVYTGDEEEEIDIDAI; this is translated from the coding sequence ATGTCGTACGTGAATATTCCTAGGGATCGGAATGATCCTAATTACAGATACAAAATGCCCAAATTAATTTCCAAAATAGAGGGAAGAGGTAATGGTATAAGAActaatatatctaatatgGGTGAAATAGCTAGATCATTAAAACGACCACCAATGTATCCGACAAAATTTTTTGGTTGCGAATTAGGTACTATGGTTAAgtttgaagaaaatgaagaaaaggCTATTGTGAATGGAGCACATAAAGAAAAGGATTTAgtaaatatattagataaaTTTATAGAGATGTATGTTTTATGTCCTCATTGTTTATTACCTGAGACTGATATTGTTGTGAAGAAAGGTATTCTAATTTGTAAATGTAATGCTTGTGGTAATATTGGCGAACTTAATAATTCACATAAAATAGCAAcgtatatgataaaaaatccTCCAATGATTAGTACTGTTGGTagtaagaaaaagaagacaaaagaaaagaaagttGAAAAAAGTACTAAAGGTAAAAGTGACAAGAcagataaaaatgaagagaaTAATAGAAACGGTGTAATTAATtcagatgatgaagaaaatgatgatTCAGATGATTTATTAGATTCAGATAAAAGTATATCTaatggaaaaaaagaaaataaaaaaaataaaaaaaaagataattcatcaagtaataataataatagtaataataataataatagtagtaatagtaagaagaaaaaagaagaagaaaattttGTTTTAGAAAAAGAATGTCTACATTTTGGTAGTCCAGAAATTAAAGAAGTTATCGAAAGAATGAAAACTATATTTAAAGAATCTACACAAATGAATGATATCCAATATGCTGAAGAACTTAGAGTATTACAAGTATCTCAATGTTTCGATTCCAAATGTAGAGTTTTTATCTGTTTATGTTCTTTATTTGAAGATAAAATAAGTAAAgaattattagaaaaaaatatcaaatatataaaaaaaattaatgataCTTCAGTTACAACTACAGATATATTTTTGGCCTTAGAgtattatgtaaataatattgcACCTAATTCTTTGAGTATTTATCCTTATATATTACAAGTTttgtataataatgatatatttgaaaGTAAAGATATAATCAAAAGATACGATGACGACGACGAcggaaaaaatgaaaacaacaataataataaaagtactaatagtaataatattaatagtaataatataactactagtaataataatagtaatagtaataattccACAAATGATTCATTAAAAacagaaaaattattaaataaccatgttaataataaagatgataataatactgTAAACGCACAAATACATTTTGATAAATGTAAATCTATGGCTAAACATTTTGTCAGTTGGTTAAAGGATAACGATTCAGATTCTGAAGAAAGTGATGAGGAAGAAGAGGAAAATATACCTAATAAtactataaataataatatgggtAATTTAAAAGTTAAATCTCTAAGAATTAACGATGGAAACTTAAAAAGAGAACATCAAAGTCTTTTCTCAAATGATTATGAAAGAGTTTTTGTAGATTCAAAAAGTGAAAAATGCgatgatgatatatttttagatgCAAAAGATGGAAATGTATATACAggtgatgaagaagaagaaattgATATAGACgctatataa